A genome region from Streptomyces sp. S4.7 includes the following:
- a CDS encoding DUF3574 domain-containing protein, protein MPTTASTPRPSSRPRAPRSSGRRVPVAVAGAVVAVLAVGAPAAYATLDSEQRSPTQTPRGASYIETRLFFGTERPDGGADVTDRQFMSFIDRHVTPEFPSGLTIQEGRGQWRDSKGVIERERSYELILLYPASEATSRDARIDQIRRAYERAHAQDSVARLDDRTFADF, encoded by the coding sequence ATGCCCACCACCGCGAGCACTCCCCGGCCCTCCTCCCGCCCGCGCGCGCCGCGCTCCTCAGGGCGGCGTGTGCCGGTCGCCGTCGCGGGCGCCGTCGTCGCCGTGCTGGCGGTCGGCGCACCGGCCGCGTACGCGACCCTCGACAGCGAGCAGCGCTCGCCCACCCAGACGCCGCGCGGCGCGTCGTACATCGAGACGCGGCTCTTCTTCGGTACAGAACGGCCGGACGGCGGCGCGGATGTGACGGATCGTCAATTCATGTCGTTCATCGACCGGCATGTCACGCCGGAGTTCCCGTCCGGCCTGACGATCCAGGAGGGCCGGGGCCAGTGGCGTGACTCCAAAGGCGTGATCGAGCGGGAGCGTTCCTACGAGCTGATCCTGCTGTACCCGGCGTCCGAGGCGACGTCGCGCGACGCGCGGATCGACCAGATCCGGCGGGCGTACGAACGCGCGCACGCCCAGGACTCCGTGGCGAGGCTGGACGACCGGACGTTCGCCGACTTCTGA
- a CDS encoding S1 family peptidase, with protein sequence MRRKTVVRTGLSALLLVGTWATAGLAPASAAAPDSASTSMSISAPASASKKAPASDGLLSAMQKEFGLTKSEAVARLAAEKTATAVETKAERAAGAAYGGSWFSAADNSLTVALTDGKKAAAVRATGATVKLVKHSERALDATMKRIDALSAPVGVSSWSVDPKSNRVVVNVLAPERDTKAVAAFVAKAEKTGPVTVAETTDAPSTVAAGTVGGDPYYTGNVRCSIGFSVHGGFVTAGHCGPRGQSVRGWDNSAIGNFQGSSFPGNDYAWVNVANGWWTVPVVLGWGSVSDQLVRGSNEAPVGASICRSGSTTHWRCGNLLAKNVTVNYSQGAVHQMVQTSACAEGGDSGGSFISGDQAQGVTSGASGNCTSGGQSFYQPINEILSTYGLTLHTA encoded by the coding sequence TTGAGACGCAAGACAGTTGTACGCACCGGCCTGTCCGCACTCCTCCTCGTCGGCACCTGGGCGACCGCCGGGCTCGCGCCGGCGTCGGCCGCGGCTCCCGACTCCGCCTCGACATCGATGTCAATATCGGCCCCGGCATCAGCCTCGAAGAAGGCGCCCGCGTCCGATGGCCTGCTCAGCGCCATGCAGAAGGAATTCGGCCTGACGAAGAGTGAGGCCGTCGCCCGGCTCGCCGCCGAGAAGACGGCGACCGCCGTCGAGACCAAGGCGGAGCGCGCGGCGGGAGCCGCGTACGGAGGCTCCTGGTTCAGCGCGGCCGACAACTCACTGACCGTCGCCCTCACCGACGGGAAGAAGGCCGCCGCCGTCCGCGCGACAGGCGCCACCGTCAAGCTCGTGAAGCACAGTGAGCGCGCCCTTGACGCGACCATGAAGCGGATCGACGCGCTCTCCGCACCGGTCGGCGTCAGCAGTTGGAGCGTCGACCCGAAGTCCAACCGGGTCGTGGTAAACGTCCTCGCCCCGGAGCGTGACACCAAGGCCGTCGCCGCCTTCGTCGCGAAGGCGGAGAAGACCGGTCCGGTGACGGTCGCGGAGACGACCGACGCCCCCTCCACCGTCGCGGCCGGGACCGTGGGCGGGGACCCGTACTACACGGGCAACGTCCGCTGCTCCATAGGCTTCTCCGTGCACGGGGGCTTCGTCACCGCCGGCCACTGCGGCCCGCGCGGCCAGTCGGTGCGCGGCTGGGACAACTCCGCCATCGGCAACTTCCAGGGCTCGTCCTTCCCGGGCAACGACTACGCGTGGGTGAACGTCGCCAACGGCTGGTGGACCGTGCCCGTCGTCCTCGGCTGGGGCAGCGTGTCCGACCAGTTGGTGCGTGGTTCGAACGAGGCCCCCGTCGGCGCGTCGATCTGCCGCTCCGGCTCCACGACGCACTGGCGCTGCGGCAACCTCCTGGCCAAGAACGTGACGGTCAACTACTCACAGGGCGCCGTCCACCAGATGGTCCAGACGAGTGCCTGCGCGGAGGGTGGCGACTCGGGCGGCTCGTTCATCAGCGGTGACCAGGCCCAGGGCGTGACGTCCGGCGCCTCGGGCAACTGCACCAGCGGCGGGCAGAGCTTCTACCAGCCGATCAACGAGATCCTCAGCACCTACGGGCTGACACTGCACACAGCCTGA
- a CDS encoding SWIM zinc finger family protein yields the protein MTARVSRHDDRRRTFPALPPPPGAAGAPDFATSWWGNAWVESMEDSALDPARLQRGRAYAGSGHVDAITVTPGRVMAYVHGSRPRPYRTEIRLRTLGDDDWEDLLDAAAARPDHIAALLDKDMPHALAASADLLPTAGDLTPDCSCPDDGYPCKHAAALCYQTARLLDEDPFVLFLMRGRGEHEILADLTRRNATRSAAERGTAAPPMPTVDAVTAVTAHPLRTLPPPFPLPAGPGRPPVYPHTPGAPDPLALDLLATEAAGRAHTFLATGIDPVAGLTPWQDAVRLAAAHPGSGLTASTRALYRDLAAGTDHSPTDLARAVAAWRQGGLAGLTVLEEAWDPPAGPFDRARPALLAADFPHFRPWRNRLSLPSLQLRFGRDGLWYGYESDRDREDWWPRGTPDTDPVGALTALLGR from the coding sequence ATGACCGCGCGCGTCTCTCGGCACGACGACCGCCGTCGTACGTTCCCGGCCCTGCCGCCCCCGCCCGGCGCGGCGGGCGCCCCGGACTTCGCCACCAGCTGGTGGGGCAACGCCTGGGTGGAGTCCATGGAGGACTCGGCGCTCGACCCGGCCCGGCTGCAACGCGGGCGCGCCTACGCGGGCAGCGGGCACGTGGACGCGATCACGGTCACACCGGGCCGGGTCATGGCGTACGTGCACGGCTCACGGCCCCGCCCGTACCGCACCGAGATCCGGCTGCGCACCCTCGGCGACGACGACTGGGAAGACCTCCTCGACGCGGCGGCCGCCCGCCCCGACCACATCGCCGCCCTCCTCGACAAGGACATGCCGCACGCGCTCGCCGCCTCGGCGGACCTGCTGCCGACCGCCGGCGATCTGACGCCCGACTGCTCCTGCCCCGACGACGGTTACCCCTGCAAGCACGCGGCGGCACTGTGCTACCAGACCGCGCGGCTGCTCGACGAGGACCCGTTCGTCCTCTTCTTGATGCGCGGACGCGGTGAGCACGAGATCCTGGCCGACCTGACCCGGCGCAACGCCACCCGCTCCGCGGCCGAACGAGGCACGGCGGCGCCGCCCATGCCCACGGTCGACGCGGTCACAGCGGTGACCGCCCACCCCCTGCGGACCCTGCCGCCCCCGTTCCCGCTGCCGGCCGGCCCCGGCCGCCCGCCCGTCTATCCGCACACTCCCGGCGCCCCCGACCCGCTGGCGCTCGACCTGCTCGCCACCGAGGCCGCCGGCCGCGCGCACACGTTTCTCGCGACCGGCATCGACCCCGTGGCCGGCCTCACCCCGTGGCAGGACGCCGTCCGCCTGGCCGCCGCCCATCCCGGCTCCGGGCTCACCGCCTCGACCCGCGCCCTCTACCGCGACCTGGCGGCGGGCACCGACCACAGCCCCACCGACCTGGCACGCGCCGTCGCCGCCTGGCGCCAGGGCGGCCTCGCGGGCCTGACCGTCCTGGAAGAAGCCTGGGACCCACCCGCCGGCCCGTTCGACCGCGCCCGCCCCGCACTCCTCGCGGCCGACTTCCCGCACTTCCGCCCCTGGCGCAACCGCCTCTCCCTGCCGTCGCTCCAGCTCCGTTTCGGCCGCGACGGACTCTGGTACGGATACGAGTCGGACCGCGACCGCGAGGACTGGTGGCCCCGCGGCACCCCCGACACCGACCCGGTGGGTGCGCTCACGGCGCTTCTCGGTCGGTGA
- a CDS encoding DEAD/DEAH box helicase — translation MPLARCAALFLPAGLPREGRVAFWAPAGEPSADGDLRTSDLTVVAPADRVEADRADPAAGAGVRTRVVRAVLMPVAEAVPLLVGARSDASAHPSAACWGAAALHALHLSARGRLLPGLTASDHDAWRAGPLDADDIAQLRAIAAAMPYEAHAVPLPDVLPLRLPEPEALVRAFLDAVADALPRTPAAAFAAGAPFAAHAAQHLPRARSWAAEAAAGMDAGVRVSLRLDLSAYELFDSSSAPETPEESGAERRAGAALVQIHSLADPTLVMDAAQLWAGDGDDVFGPRARIDALLALRRAARVWPPLARLLEFDVPAVLPLSEDELYELLGPGAAGLAAAGVAVHWPRELARTLSAAAVVRSAPGSATDGTPFFDSTELLKFNWQLALDGDPLSEAEMDALAESHRPIVRLRDQWVVIDPDLVRKARKRELGLLDPVDALAVALTGSAEVDGETVDAVPTGALAVLRDRLVHGPAAVAQPAGLDATLRDYQLRGLAWLDLMTSLGLGGCLADDMGLGKTITVIALHLHRARPVPTLVVCPASLLGNWQREITRFAPGVPVHRFHGSGRTLDGVTDGFVLTTYGTMRGSAPELAAHTWGTVVADEAQHVKNPFSSTAKALRTIPTPARVALTGTPVENNLSELWALLDWTTPGLLGPLKSFRARHARAVENVEHAGSAGTTASDEAVERLSRLVRPFLLRRKKSDPGIVPELPPKTESDHPVPLTREQASLYEAVVRETMAAIESAEGIARRGLVMKLLTALKQICNHPAQYLKEEGARLTGRSGKLALLDELLDTILTEDGSVLVFTQYVSMARLLSAHLTSRAIPSQLLHGGTPVAERERMVDRFQSGRTPVFLLSLKAAGTGLNLTRAGHVVHYDRWWNPAVEEQATDRAYRIGQTQPVQVHRLIAEGTVEDRIAEMLAAKRALADAVLGSGEGALTELTDRELADLVSLRRPS, via the coding sequence ATGCCCCTGGCCCGCTGCGCCGCGCTCTTCCTGCCCGCCGGCCTGCCCCGTGAAGGACGGGTCGCCTTCTGGGCCCCGGCGGGGGAGCCGTCCGCCGACGGCGACCTCCGCACGTCCGATCTGACGGTCGTGGCTCCGGCGGACCGGGTGGAGGCCGACCGCGCCGACCCGGCGGCCGGCGCCGGTGTTCGCACCCGTGTCGTCCGCGCGGTGCTCATGCCCGTCGCCGAGGCCGTTCCCCTGCTGGTCGGCGCCCGCTCCGACGCCTCCGCCCACCCCTCAGCCGCCTGCTGGGGCGCCGCCGCCCTGCACGCCCTGCACCTGTCGGCCAGGGGCCGGCTGCTGCCCGGCCTCACCGCGTCCGACCACGACGCCTGGCGGGCCGGCCCGCTCGACGCGGACGACATCGCCCAGCTGCGGGCCATCGCCGCCGCCATGCCGTACGAGGCGCACGCCGTCCCACTCCCCGATGTGCTGCCGCTGCGGCTGCCCGAGCCGGAAGCGCTGGTGCGCGCCTTCCTCGACGCGGTCGCCGACGCCCTGCCCCGCACACCCGCCGCCGCGTTCGCCGCGGGCGCGCCCTTCGCCGCGCACGCCGCGCAGCATCTGCCCCGCGCGCGCTCGTGGGCGGCCGAAGCGGCGGCCGGGATGGACGCCGGGGTGCGCGTCTCGCTGCGCCTCGACCTGTCCGCGTACGAGCTGTTCGACTCCTCGTCCGCGCCGGAGACCCCGGAGGAGTCCGGCGCCGAGCGCCGTGCCGGGGCCGCCCTCGTCCAGATCCACAGCCTCGCCGACCCGACGCTCGTCATGGACGCGGCTCAGCTCTGGGCGGGCGACGGCGACGACGTCTTCGGACCCCGAGCCCGGATCGACGCCCTGCTCGCGCTGCGCCGCGCCGCCCGTGTCTGGCCGCCGCTCGCCCGGCTGCTGGAGTTCGACGTCCCCGCCGTGCTGCCGCTCTCCGAGGACGAGCTGTACGAACTGCTCGGCCCGGGAGCCGCCGGCCTCGCCGCCGCCGGAGTGGCCGTCCACTGGCCGAGGGAGCTGGCTCGTACGCTCTCGGCCGCCGCGGTCGTACGCTCCGCGCCCGGTTCGGCCACGGACGGCACGCCTTTCTTCGACAGCACCGAACTGCTCAAGTTCAACTGGCAGTTGGCGCTCGACGGCGATCCGCTCAGCGAGGCGGAGATGGACGCGCTCGCCGAGTCGCACCGGCCGATCGTCAGGCTGCGCGACCAGTGGGTGGTGATCGACCCCGACCTCGTCCGGAAGGCGCGCAAGCGGGAGCTGGGCCTGCTCGACCCGGTCGACGCGCTGGCCGTCGCCCTCACGGGCTCGGCCGAGGTGGACGGCGAGACGGTCGACGCGGTCCCGACCGGCGCGCTGGCGGTCCTCCGCGACCGGCTCGTCCACGGCCCGGCGGCCGTCGCACAGCCCGCCGGCCTGGACGCCACCCTGCGCGACTACCAACTGCGCGGCCTGGCCTGGCTCGACCTCATGACCTCACTCGGCCTCGGCGGCTGTCTCGCCGACGACATGGGCCTCGGCAAGACGATCACCGTCATCGCGCTCCATCTGCACCGCGCCCGTCCGGTCCCGACGCTCGTCGTCTGTCCCGCGTCCCTCCTCGGCAACTGGCAGCGGGAGATCACCCGCTTCGCGCCCGGCGTCCCCGTCCACCGCTTCCACGGCTCGGGGCGCACGCTGGACGGCGTGACCGACGGATTCGTCCTCACCACGTACGGCACGATGCGCGGCAGCGCTCCCGAACTGGCCGCCCACACCTGGGGAACGGTCGTCGCCGACGAGGCTCAGCACGTCAAGAACCCCTTCTCCTCCACCGCCAAGGCACTGCGCACGATCCCGACGCCCGCCCGCGTCGCGCTGACCGGCACCCCCGTGGAGAACAACCTCTCCGAGCTGTGGGCGCTCCTCGACTGGACGACCCCCGGCCTCCTCGGACCGCTCAAATCGTTCCGCGCCCGCCACGCGCGCGCCGTGGAGAACGTGGAACACGCGGGGTCGGCGGGCACCACCGCGAGCGACGAGGCCGTGGAGCGGCTCTCCCGGCTGGTCCGCCCCTTCCTGCTGCGCCGCAAGAAGTCCGACCCGGGGATCGTGCCCGAGCTGCCGCCCAAGACGGAGAGCGACCACCCGGTGCCGCTCACCCGCGAACAGGCCTCCCTGTACGAGGCCGTCGTGCGCGAGACGATGGCCGCCATCGAGAGCGCGGAGGGCATCGCCCGGCGCGGACTGGTCATGAAGCTGCTCACCGCCCTCAAACAGATCTGCAACCACCCGGCGCAGTATCTGAAGGAGGAGGGCGCGCGGCTCACCGGCCGGTCCGGGAAGCTCGCCCTGCTCGACGAGCTGCTCGACACGATCCTGACCGAGGACGGCTCGGTCCTCGTCTTCACGCAGTACGTGTCGATGGCGCGGCTCCTCTCCGCGCACCTCACCTCCCGCGCGATCCCTTCCCAACTCCTGCACGGCGGCACGCCCGTCGCCGAACGGGAACGGATGGTGGACCGCTTCCAGTCGGGCCGGACCCCCGTCTTCCTGCTGTCTCTCAAGGCCGCCGGCACCGGCCTCAACCTCACCCGCGCCGGTCATGTCGTGCACTACGACCGCTGGTGGAATCCGGCCGTCGAGGAGCAGGCCACGGACCGCGCCTACCGCATCGGCCAGACGCAGCCCGTACAGGTCCACCGGCTGATCGCGGAGGGCACGGTCGAGGACCGCATCGCCGAGATGCTGGCCGCCAAGCGTGCCCTGGCCGATGCGGTGCTCGGCTCGGGCGAAGGAGCCCTGACCGAGCTGACCGACCGTGAGCTGGCCGATCTCGTCTCGCTGCGGAGGCCGTCATGA
- a CDS encoding DoxX family protein, which yields MSEVTTTPARTASAPAPAAVSPSHAGPSRRTDITVRTLQIVLALFLAVASAGPKLVGHSSAAESFDAIGFGDWFMYLTGALEVAGAVALLIPILSGVSAIALIGLMIGAFITQLTVFDGENALTPVIFLALLAVVAWVRRRRTAELVALVRRRI from the coding sequence GTGTCCGAGGTTACGACCACCCCCGCGCGGACCGCGTCCGCTCCCGCGCCCGCCGCTGTTTCGCCCTCCCACGCGGGGCCCTCGCGCCGTACGGACATCACCGTCCGTACGCTCCAGATCGTCCTGGCGCTGTTCCTGGCGGTCGCGAGCGCGGGGCCGAAGCTCGTGGGCCACTCGTCGGCGGCCGAGTCGTTCGACGCCATCGGCTTCGGCGACTGGTTCATGTATCTCACCGGTGCCCTTGAGGTGGCCGGCGCCGTCGCCCTGCTGATCCCGATTCTCTCCGGCGTCTCGGCGATCGCGCTCATCGGCCTGATGATCGGCGCCTTCATCACCCAGCTGACCGTCTTCGACGGCGAGAACGCACTGACACCCGTGATCTTCCTGGCCCTGCTCGCCGTGGTCGCGTGGGTACGCCGGCGGAGGACCGCCGAACTCGTCGCGCTGGTGCGCCGGCGGATCTGA
- a CDS encoding DUF6343 family protein — protein MRTGSEPVTARSPLRMRWWLSVWGLIWTGFGTAAFAIAGRPGWAIACGVLLLIVATDFAVVVHRIRQGSRFQPGRDVPPYEVHSHRNPGGDGDTGTGTGSGYGNGGDRIEEVSRRNRTPGPSRTRDRSRNARL, from the coding sequence ATGCGCACCGGAAGTGAACCGGTCACAGCCCGCAGTCCGCTGCGGATGCGCTGGTGGCTGAGTGTGTGGGGTCTGATCTGGACCGGATTCGGCACGGCCGCCTTCGCGATCGCCGGCCGTCCGGGCTGGGCGATCGCCTGCGGGGTGCTGCTGCTGATCGTCGCCACGGATTTCGCCGTGGTCGTCCACCGGATACGGCAGGGGTCGAGGTTCCAGCCGGGCCGGGACGTCCCGCCGTACGAGGTTCACAGCCACCGGAACCCGGGCGGCGACGGCGACACCGGCACCGGCACCGGCAGCGGTTACGGGAACGGCGGCGACAGGATCGAAGAGGTCAGTCGTCGGAACCGGACCCCGGGCCCGAGCCGGACCCGGGACCGGAGTCGAAACGCGCGGCTTTGA
- a CDS encoding tetratricopeptide repeat protein, whose protein sequence is MPESPETHVIDYRAAEQLLAARDPRGAVKLLDSVIAAHPENTAARLLRARAFFAAAQLRPAELEFELVLEREPDNAFAHFALARTYERAGRPEQATKHFRLAAALDPKPEYLKAARFDSGPGSGSGPGSGSDD, encoded by the coding sequence GTGCCCGAGAGCCCGGAGACCCACGTCATCGACTACCGCGCGGCGGAGCAACTGCTGGCCGCACGTGATCCGCGCGGTGCCGTCAAGCTGCTGGACTCCGTGATCGCGGCGCACCCCGAGAACACGGCGGCCCGGCTGCTGCGCGCCCGCGCGTTCTTCGCCGCGGCTCAACTGCGGCCCGCAGAGCTGGAGTTCGAGCTGGTCCTGGAGCGCGAGCCGGACAACGCCTTCGCGCACTTCGCACTCGCCCGCACCTACGAGCGGGCGGGGCGGCCCGAGCAGGCGACGAAGCACTTCAGGCTGGCCGCGGCGCTCGATCCCAAGCCCGAGTACCTCAAAGCCGCGCGTTTCGACTCCGGTCCCGGGTCCGGCTCGGGCCCGGGGTCCGGTTCCGACGACTGA
- the coaE gene encoding dephospho-CoA kinase, giving the protein MLKVGLTGGIGAGKSEVSRLLVSYGAVLVDADKIAREVVEPGTPGLDAVVDAFGPGVLTADGRLDRPKLGSLVFSDSEKLATLNAIVHPLVRARSAELEDAAGEDAIVVHDVPLLVESGLTGLYDVLVVVDASTETRLERLVRVRGMAESEARSRMAAQATRERRNAAADLVIDNNGPLERLEPQVRDVWARLVERAAAHF; this is encoded by the coding sequence ATGCTGAAAGTGGGCCTGACCGGCGGGATCGGTGCCGGAAAGAGTGAAGTCTCCCGACTGCTGGTCTCGTACGGCGCGGTGCTGGTGGACGCGGACAAGATCGCCAGAGAGGTCGTCGAGCCCGGGACTCCCGGGCTCGACGCCGTTGTCGACGCCTTCGGGCCGGGCGTCCTCACCGCCGACGGGCGGCTCGACAGGCCGAAGCTCGGCTCGCTCGTCTTCTCCGACAGCGAGAAGCTCGCCACCCTGAACGCCATCGTCCATCCCCTGGTCAGAGCACGTTCGGCGGAGCTGGAGGATGCGGCGGGCGAGGACGCCATCGTCGTCCACGACGTGCCGCTCCTCGTCGAGAGCGGGCTGACCGGGCTCTACGACGTGCTCGTCGTCGTGGACGCGTCGACCGAGACCCGGCTCGAACGGCTCGTACGGGTGCGGGGCATGGCGGAGTCCGAGGCCCGGTCCCGGATGGCCGCCCAGGCCACCCGGGAGCGGCGAAACGCCGCCGCCGATCTGGTCATCGACAACAACGGGCCGCTGGAGAGACTGGAGCCGCAGGTCAGGGACGTCTGGGCGCGACTGGTCGAGCGGGCCGCCGCCCACTTCTGA
- a CDS encoding PAC2 family protein has protein sequence MLDPQDLYEWEPKGLGVVDMALAQESAGLVMLYHFEGYIDAGETGDQIVENLLESLPNQVVARFDHDRLVDYRARRPLLTFKRDRWSGYETPTLEVRLVQDATGAPFLLLSGPEPDVEWERFAAAVGQVVERLGVRLAVNFHGIPMGVPHTRPVGITPHGNRTDLMPGHRSPFDEAQVPGSAEALVEYRLMEAGHDVLGVAAHVPHYVARSSYPDAALTALEAITAATGLVLPGVAHALRTEAQRTQTEIERQLGEGDEELVTMVQGLEHQYDAVAGAESRGNLVAEPAELPSADEIGREFEKFLAEREGDA, from the coding sequence GTGCTTGATCCGCAGGATTTGTACGAGTGGGAGCCCAAGGGCCTGGGAGTCGTCGACATGGCGCTCGCCCAGGAGTCCGCGGGTCTCGTCATGCTCTACCACTTCGAGGGCTACATCGACGCGGGGGAGACCGGCGACCAGATCGTCGAGAACCTGCTGGAGTCGCTGCCGAACCAGGTGGTGGCACGCTTCGACCACGACAGGCTGGTCGACTACCGGGCCCGCCGCCCGCTGCTGACGTTCAAGCGCGACCGCTGGTCGGGCTACGAGACGCCGACGCTGGAGGTGCGGCTCGTCCAGGACGCCACGGGCGCCCCGTTCCTGCTGCTGTCGGGGCCCGAGCCCGATGTCGAGTGGGAGCGCTTCGCGGCGGCCGTGGGACAGGTCGTGGAGCGCCTCGGCGTACGGCTGGCCGTCAACTTCCACGGCATCCCGATGGGCGTGCCGCACACGCGCCCCGTCGGCATCACACCGCACGGCAACCGCACGGACCTGATGCCGGGCCACCGCAGCCCCTTCGACGAGGCGCAGGTGCCCGGCAGCGCCGAGGCGCTGGTCGAGTACCGGCTGATGGAGGCCGGGCACGACGTGCTCGGCGTCGCCGCCCACGTCCCGCACTACGTGGCGCGGTCCTCCTACCCGGACGCGGCGCTGACAGCCCTGGAGGCGATCACCGCGGCGACGGGACTCGTCCTGCCGGGCGTCGCGCACGCTCTCCGTACGGAGGCGCAGCGCACGCAGACCGAGATCGAGCGCCAGCTCGGCGAGGGGGACGAAGAGCTGGTGACGATGGTGCAGGGCCTTGAGCACCAGTACGACGCGGTGGCCGGTGCCGAGAGCAGGGGCAATCTGGTGGCCGAGCCGGCGGAGCTTCCGTCGGCGGACGAGATCGGGCGCGAGTTCGAGAAGTTCCTCGCCGAGCGGGAGGGCGACGCCTAG